ATTTTTTAGATGCGAGAAGTGAGAGGCGAGAAGTGAGAAATGGCAGAGACGCGAATTAGCTTCTTGTTGTACGCGCCGTCCACCGTGGTTGTCCACGACGAGACGCAAATATGCGTCTCTACGGTCAAGCGGACGAAGTTGCCCGCAAAAAGAAAGAGGCAAGACCCAACCAGTCTCACCTCTCACTTCTACCCTCTCACTTCTCTATCAACGGCTGATTTCCAGCACTTCAAACTGCAGCTTACCGGCCGGCACGGTAATTTCGGCCGTATCACCAACGGACTTGCCCAGCAGGCCCTTGCCGATGGGCGACTTCACGGAGATTTTGCCGGCGGCCAGGTTGGCTTCTTCTTCGGCCACCAGGGTGTAGTCGAGCACCATGTTGTTTTTCAGGTTGCGGAGCTTCACCTTGCTCATGATGAGCACTTTGCTGGCATCCAGGTTCGACTCGTCGAGCAAGCGGGCGTTGCCCACAATTTCTTCCAGCTTGGCAATTTTCAGCTCCAGCAGGCCCTGGGCTTCTTTGGCCGCGTCATACTCCGCGTTTTCACTCAGGTCGCCTTTGTCGCGGGCTTCGCGCAGCTGCTCGGCTGCTTCGGCCCGGCCGCGGATTTTCAGGTCTTGGAGTTCTTCCTTGAGTTTCTGAAGACCTTCGGGAGTATAATAGTTGATGGTAGCCATGATGGGGTGATGTAAGCTCAAAAAAACAAGGAGAACGGCCAGCTGCGCTGGCCGTTCTCCCCGAAACAGGTTTAGGCAAATATACGAAAGGTTGGGAAAAGTAGGTAGGGACTTGGGGTCTTAGGGGCTTAGATGATGTGCCGTACCTCATCCTGGTGGCGCTGGCGGCAGACTTGCCAGCAGAGGTGGTGCGTCCGCCCGCCGGGAGATGGGGCCAGTCTTCCAACTAGCGGCTAGCTCACCTCTGCGCCATGTGGGCTCTGGCGCAGCTAGAAGACTGTAACGCGAAGTTGTACTTCGCAACGTGTCAGAACGAAATCGTGCGGCAACGCTCTAACGCGTCGCGAAGTACAACTTCGCGTTACAGTCTTCTAGCGTAGGAGGTTGACCCACACGGCGCAGACGCGAGCTGGCCGCCTGCTGCGGCCGCCAGTCGAGAGACTGGCTCCATCCACCGGCGGGCAGACGCCTCGCCAAAGGCGAGAAGTCTGCCGCCAGCGCCACCAGGATAACTCTGTTTCGTTGAACGTCATCTAAGCTCCTAAGACCCCAAGACCCTAAGCCCCTAAAGTCAAAAACTCCCCGATTTTGCGGGCCAGCACCTGGTTGATACGCTCGTAGCTCTGGAAGCTCCAGCCGCCGATGTGGGGCGAGAGGATGACGTTGGGGGCGGTGCGCAGGTAGTCGAAGCGGGCTTGCTGCTCGGGGGTCAACGTGGCAAGCCGCTCGTTTTCGAGCACGTCGAGGGCGGCGCCGCGCAGCTGGCCGGTTTGCAGGCGCTGCACCACGGCGGCATGGTCCAGCACTTCGCCGCGGGCCGTGTTCAGCAGCCACAGCGGGTTGCGGAAGCCGGCCAGCAGGTCCTCATTTACGAAATGGTGGTTGGCCTCAGAGTAGGGAAAGTGCAGGCTGAGCACCTCGGCGCGGGCTTGTAGCTCCGGCAGGCTTACCAGCGTGGCATGGTGGTCGGGGATGCAGCGCGCATCATGGTCGTGGGCCAGCACCGTGCAGCCAAAGGCCGACAGGCGGCGGGCAAACGCCCGGCCCATGTGCCCGTAGCCGAGCAGCCCAATGGTCTTCCCTCCTATTTCCTCGCCCCGGTTGGCCTCGCGCCGCCACTGCCCGGTGCGCACCTCCTGGTCGGCACGTACGATGTTGCGCAGCAGGGCCAGCAGCAACCCCACAGCGTACTCACCCACAGCGTCCCGGTTGCCTTCAGGGGCGTTGAGCAGGGTCACGCCGGCCGCAGCCAGGGCCTCTTCATCAATATTGTCTACCCCAGCTCCGGCCCGCGCCACGAAGCGCAGCTGTGGCCCGTGGGCCAGCAGCTCCCGCGTCACGCGCACTTTAGAGCGCACGATGAGCCCCTCGTACGGGTGCGCCGCCAGGGCCGCCGACACTTCGGCTGCCGTGAGGTCGGGGCGGTAATGAAGCTGCACGCCGATGTCCTGCATGTAGTCGGGCAGGCTGGGGTGCATGTCGTCGACGACGAGGCAGAGGGTGGGTTTCAATTAAAATTTGAGAATTAGAATTGCTTTGTTATCACACTACCAACCTTTGCGCTTTACCTCTGCGAACCTCAGCGAGAAACCTCATCCGGCTTTGTGCAGGTCAATGTGCTTGGTCAGCTCCACAAACTCCGCCACGCCCAACTGCTCCGCCCGCTTGTCAAACACGGCATCCGTGGTAGCCTCGGCCGGCAAGCCAAACGGTTTCAGCGCGTTGCGCAGCGTCTTGCGGCGGGTCTGGAAGGCCTGCTTCACTACCTGGAAGAACAGCTTTTCGTCGCAGTCCAGCCGCTCGGTGGCGTTGCGGGTGAGGCGTATCACGGCCGACTGCACCTTGGGCGGGGGGCTGAACACGTGCGGAGGCACCGTAAACAAGTAGTCGATGTCGTAGAAGGCCTGGAGCAGCACGCTCAGGATGCCGTAGGTTTTCGAGCCGGGACCTTCGGCGAGGCGGTCGGCCACTTCCTTCTGAATCATGCCCACGCACTCGCGCACCTGGTGGCGGTGGGCCAGCACCTGAAAGTAAATCTGGGAGCTGATGTTGTAGGGAAAGTTGCCAATGATGCTCAGGGGCTGCCCGTCGTAGAGCTGGCCCAGGTCCATCTTCAGGAAATCCTGGGAGAAGATGCGCCCTTGGAGCGCCGGAAAGTGCTGCCCCAGGTAGGCCACCGATTCCCGGTCGATTTCCACCACCGAGGTGCGGTACTCCAGGTGCTGGAGCAGCGTCTGGGTGAGCACGCCCATGCCGGGCCCGATTTCCAGTACCTCCCGCACCCCGCCCGGCAGGCGCAGGGCCTCCACGATATTGCGGGCAATGTTGAGGTCGGTGAGAAAGTGCTGCCCGAGGTGCTTTTTGGCTTTAACCGAATCCAAGGATGAGGAAGTTAGAAAGTTGGGGAGGTAAAAAGCTAGAAAGTTGAACGGCTTGGAAGCTGCGAGCGAGAAACGAGGTAGAGATGCGTCGCGGCTTACCAATGAGGCGGCCACCAGCACCGCGCGGCAGTGCAGCACTTTCTAACTTCCCAACTTCTAAACTCCTAAACTTTCAAACTCCCTACCTTCACGGGCCCAAAGATACGCCGGCCGCTCCCGTTTCCTTGCGGCGGCTGGCTTTACCGAATTGCCTTATGCCCCTG
This region of Hymenobacter sp. YIM 151500-1 genomic DNA includes:
- the greA gene encoding transcription elongation factor GreA, whose amino-acid sequence is MATINYYTPEGLQKLKEELQDLKIRGRAEAAEQLREARDKGDLSENAEYDAAKEAQGLLELKIAKLEEIVGNARLLDESNLDASKVLIMSKVKLRNLKNNMVLDYTLVAEEEANLAAGKISVKSPIGKGLLGKSVGDTAEITVPAGKLQFEVLEISR
- a CDS encoding NAD(P)-dependent oxidoreductase, with product MKPTLCLVVDDMHPSLPDYMQDIGVQLHYRPDLTAAEVSAALAAHPYEGLIVRSKVRVTRELLAHGPQLRFVARAGAGVDNIDEEALAAAGVTLLNAPEGNRDAVGEYAVGLLLALLRNIVRADQEVRTGQWRREANRGEEIGGKTIGLLGYGHMGRAFARRLSAFGCTVLAHDHDARCIPDHHATLVSLPELQARAEVLSLHFPYSEANHHFVNEDLLAGFRNPLWLLNTARGEVLDHAAVVQRLQTGQLRGAALDVLENERLATLTPEQQARFDYLRTAPNVILSPHIGGWSFQSYERINQVLARKIGEFLTLGA
- the rsmA gene encoding 16S rRNA (adenine(1518)-N(6)/adenine(1519)-N(6))-dimethyltransferase RsmA; the protein is MDSVKAKKHLGQHFLTDLNIARNIVEALRLPGGVREVLEIGPGMGVLTQTLLQHLEYRTSVVEIDRESVAYLGQHFPALQGRIFSQDFLKMDLGQLYDGQPLSIIGNFPYNISSQIYFQVLAHRHQVRECVGMIQKEVADRLAEGPGSKTYGILSVLLQAFYDIDYLFTVPPHVFSPPPKVQSAVIRLTRNATERLDCDEKLFFQVVKQAFQTRRKTLRNALKPFGLPAEATTDAVFDKRAEQLGVAEFVELTKHIDLHKAG